Proteins from one Acropora muricata isolate sample 2 chromosome 9, ASM3666990v1, whole genome shotgun sequence genomic window:
- the LOC136927869 gene encoding myb-related protein A-like isoform X3: MLLLLKAAESVARGYSGSADEETSQRSNRRKKKINKGRWTKDEDEKLKDLVDEIGSENWKEVARQFSDRTDVQCLQRWQKVLNPELVKGPWTKEEDDKVVELVRRYGPKRWSLIAQHLKGRIGKQCRERWHNHLNPDIKKTAWTEDEDRIIYQAHITMGNKWAEIAKLLPGRTDNSIKNHWNSTMRRKVESAGYDHYRKVRYHVSDKRYVKGTLHSGKKDKRRRLDATNSIYNGPYSSSSGEDSPTLTTSKKRGVTFTESNHNRSRQNLTNIKPKPSKQDILTSPSGKSRVETRSSTNHGLMSPFRTFGLSDGDSLFDNDPSSWSDISLDKTSTGRGIMLSKLTSPGTTGYRFDGNSLASLQTDGGSLIPITSPVMQTRFSTPPTILRRGKKRKFGDLDAGYVTNPEMSLSSPKGSTPIKSLPFSPSQFLNSPVHASKPQTSTPANIKTQCSFANTTLNTPGLLETSSSEDPFRTPRIRRTLLSVSPRTPTPFKNALKVLNETKMAHTPDNFEADFNEIIKREEEESGVQLSSSVEKTPRRVRTSLEEKYAQLSKTAVVAPSATTSRLEESRDLLEQQSPVVTVEDSGIAQTTLKSPTADASLIKPSDIFGEDNLFVTPSTVPNTTAVSGKNAVQSTSVEPFLCPSAVDLQRHRRKGHPMRRLRSQETPQKSTPLKQLDSAWEQVACGKTPDQQLLTQQAHQFFANYRAAARTLHFNTTTVA, translated from the exons ATGTTACTTCTCCTTAAAGCGGCAGAATCTGTGGCGCG GGGTTATAGTGGATCTGCCGACGAAGAAACATCACAAAGGTCGAAtcgaagaaagaagaaaatcaacaaAGGACGATGGACCAAGGATGAG GATGAAAAGTTGAAAGACTTGGTGGATGAAATTGGATCAGAAAATTGGAAGGAAGTTGCAAGACAATTTTCTGATCGTACTGATGTGCAATGTCTGCAGAGATGGCAGAAGGTTCTCAATCCAGAGCTGGTGAAAGGACCCTGGACAAAAGAG GAGGATGACAAAGTTGTTGAACTTGTGAGAAGGTATGGTCCAAAGCGCTGGTCCCTAATTGCCCAACACCTGAAAGGAAGAATTGGCAAACAGTGTAGAGAAAG gtgGCACAATCATTTAAACCCAGACATAAAAAAGACAGCATGGACAGAAGACGAGGACAGGATTATTTATCAGGCTCATATAACAATGGGTAATAAATGGGCTGAGATAGCCAAGCTCTTACCCGGAAG aacTGATAATTCAATCAAAAATCACTGGAACTCAACAATGAGAAGAAAAGTGGAAAGTGCAGGTTATGATCACTACAGAAAAGTCAGATACCATGTG TCTGATAAGCGATATGTTAAAGGAACTCTGCACTCAGGGAAAAAAG ACAAAAGAAGAAGATTGGATGCCACAAATAGTATCTATAATGGCCCTTACAGTTCCTCATCGGGTGAAGATTCACCAACATTGACTACTTCAAAGAAACGAGGTGTGACTTTTACAGAGTCCAATCATAACAGAAGCAGGCAAAATCTCACTAATATTAAACCAAAACCTAGCAAGCAAGACATTTTAACATCACCCAGTGGGAAAAGTAGAGTTGAGACAAGGTCATCAACAAATCATGGACTTATGTCACCATTTAGAACATTTGGTCTGTCTGACGGGGACTCTCTTTTTGACAATGACCCCTCATCCTGGAGTGACATTAGCCTTGATAAAACATCCACTGGCAGAGGCATTATGCTTTCAAAGCTTACATCTCCTGGTACTACAG GTTACAGATTTGATGGGAATTCTTTAGCATCTCTTCAAACTGATGGCGG ATCTCTCATTCCGATTACTTCGCCAGTGATGCAAACAAGGTTTAGTACACCTCCAACAATTCTGAGACGAGGAAAGAAGAGAAAA TTTGGTGACTTGGACGCAGGCTATGTGACAAACCCAGAAATGTCACTCAGCAGTCCCAAAGGTTCTACACCCATCAAATCATTGCCATTCTCGCCCTCACAGTTTCTGAATTCCCCAGTACATGCCAGCAAGCCACAGACATCCACACCTGCAAACATCAAGACTCAGTGCAGTTTTGCTAACACAACTCTTAATACACCGGGTTTGCTTGAGACCAGCTCAAGTGAGGATCCCTTCCGAACACCACGGATAAGAAGAACATTACTGAGCGTCTCACCACGCACCCCGACGCCATTTAAGAACGCTCTAAAGGTgttaaatgaaacaaagatgGCACAC ACACCAGATAACTTCGAAGCCGATTTCAATGAAATTATCAAACGAGAGGAGGAAGAAAGTGGGGTACAGTTGTCTTCGAGCGTAGAGAAAACTCCTCGCAGAGTGCGGACATCTTTGGAGGAAAAGTATGCGCAGTTGAGTAAGACAGCAGTGGTGGCACCTTCAGCAACTACCAGCAGATTAGAAGAATCGCGAGATCTACTCGAACAGCAAAGCCCCGTCGTAACCGTA GAGGACTCTGGCATTGCCCAGACAACGCTCAAATCCCCTACAGCCGACGCTTCTCTCATTAAGCCGTCTGATATATTTGGCGAGGATAACCTCTTTGTCACGCCCAGCACCGTGCCCAACACAACTGCAGTAAGTGGGAAAAACGCGGTCCAATCGACAAGCGTTGAACCTTTCTTATGCCCTAGTGCTGTGGATTTACAG CGGCACCGAAGGAAAGGACATCCAATGCGACGTTTACGATCGCAAGAAACACCGCAGAAATCAACTCCACTAAAG CAGCTTGACTCGGCTTGGGAGCAAGTGGCCTGTGGCAAGACGCCAGACCAACAGCTACTGACGCAACAGGCGCACCAGTTCTTCGCTAACTACAGGGCAGCTGCACGCACTCTTCACTTCAACACCACCACTGTGGCTTAA
- the LOC136927869 gene encoding myb-related protein A-like isoform X7 produces the protein MLLLLKAAESVARGYSGSADEETSQRSNRRKKKINKGRWTKDEDEKLKDLVDEIGSENWKEVARQFSDRTDVQCLQRWQKVLNPELVKGPWTKEEDDKVVELVRRYGPKRWSLIAQHLKGRIGKQCRERWHNHLNPDIKKTAWTEDEDRIIYQAHITMGNKWAEIAKLLPGRTDNSIKNHWNSTMRRKVESAGYDHYRKVRYHVSDKRYVKGTLHSGKKDKRRRLDATNSIYNGPYSSSSGEDSPTLTTSKKRGVTFTESNHNRSRQNLTNIKPKPSKQDILTSPSGKSRVETRSSTNHGLMSPFRTFGLSDGDSLFDNDPSSWSDISLDKTSTGRGIMLSKLTSPGTTGYRFDGNSLASLQTDGGSLIPITSPVMQTRFSTPPTILRRGKKRKQFGDLDAGYVTNPEMSLSSPKGSTPIKSLPFSPSQFLNSPVHASKPQTSTPANIKTQCSFANTTLNTPGLLETSSSEDPFRTPRIRRTLLSVSPRTPTPFKNALKVLNETKMAHTPDNFEADFNEIIKREEEESGVQLSSSVEKTPRRVRTSLEEKYAQLSKTAVVAPSATTSRLEESRDLLEQQSPVVTVEDSGIAQTTLKSPTADASLIKPSDIFGEDNLFVTPSTVPNTTARHRRKGHPMRRLRSQETPQKSTPLKQLDSAWEQVACGKTPDQQLLTQQAHQFFANYRAAARTLHFNTTTVA, from the exons ATGTTACTTCTCCTTAAAGCGGCAGAATCTGTGGCGCG GGGTTATAGTGGATCTGCCGACGAAGAAACATCACAAAGGTCGAAtcgaagaaagaagaaaatcaacaaAGGACGATGGACCAAGGATGAG GATGAAAAGTTGAAAGACTTGGTGGATGAAATTGGATCAGAAAATTGGAAGGAAGTTGCAAGACAATTTTCTGATCGTACTGATGTGCAATGTCTGCAGAGATGGCAGAAGGTTCTCAATCCAGAGCTGGTGAAAGGACCCTGGACAAAAGAG GAGGATGACAAAGTTGTTGAACTTGTGAGAAGGTATGGTCCAAAGCGCTGGTCCCTAATTGCCCAACACCTGAAAGGAAGAATTGGCAAACAGTGTAGAGAAAG gtgGCACAATCATTTAAACCCAGACATAAAAAAGACAGCATGGACAGAAGACGAGGACAGGATTATTTATCAGGCTCATATAACAATGGGTAATAAATGGGCTGAGATAGCCAAGCTCTTACCCGGAAG aacTGATAATTCAATCAAAAATCACTGGAACTCAACAATGAGAAGAAAAGTGGAAAGTGCAGGTTATGATCACTACAGAAAAGTCAGATACCATGTG TCTGATAAGCGATATGTTAAAGGAACTCTGCACTCAGGGAAAAAAG ACAAAAGAAGAAGATTGGATGCCACAAATAGTATCTATAATGGCCCTTACAGTTCCTCATCGGGTGAAGATTCACCAACATTGACTACTTCAAAGAAACGAGGTGTGACTTTTACAGAGTCCAATCATAACAGAAGCAGGCAAAATCTCACTAATATTAAACCAAAACCTAGCAAGCAAGACATTTTAACATCACCCAGTGGGAAAAGTAGAGTTGAGACAAGGTCATCAACAAATCATGGACTTATGTCACCATTTAGAACATTTGGTCTGTCTGACGGGGACTCTCTTTTTGACAATGACCCCTCATCCTGGAGTGACATTAGCCTTGATAAAACATCCACTGGCAGAGGCATTATGCTTTCAAAGCTTACATCTCCTGGTACTACAG GTTACAGATTTGATGGGAATTCTTTAGCATCTCTTCAAACTGATGGCGG ATCTCTCATTCCGATTACTTCGCCAGTGATGCAAACAAGGTTTAGTACACCTCCAACAATTCTGAGACGAGGAAAGAAGAGAAAA CAGTTTGGTGACTTGGACGCAGGCTATGTGACAAACCCAGAAATGTCACTCAGCAGTCCCAAAGGTTCTACACCCATCAAATCATTGCCATTCTCGCCCTCACAGTTTCTGAATTCCCCAGTACATGCCAGCAAGCCACAGACATCCACACCTGCAAACATCAAGACTCAGTGCAGTTTTGCTAACACAACTCTTAATACACCGGGTTTGCTTGAGACCAGCTCAAGTGAGGATCCCTTCCGAACACCACGGATAAGAAGAACATTACTGAGCGTCTCACCACGCACCCCGACGCCATTTAAGAACGCTCTAAAGGTgttaaatgaaacaaagatgGCACAC ACACCAGATAACTTCGAAGCCGATTTCAATGAAATTATCAAACGAGAGGAGGAAGAAAGTGGGGTACAGTTGTCTTCGAGCGTAGAGAAAACTCCTCGCAGAGTGCGGACATCTTTGGAGGAAAAGTATGCGCAGTTGAGTAAGACAGCAGTGGTGGCACCTTCAGCAACTACCAGCAGATTAGAAGAATCGCGAGATCTACTCGAACAGCAAAGCCCCGTCGTAACCGTA GAGGACTCTGGCATTGCCCAGACAACGCTCAAATCCCCTACAGCCGACGCTTCTCTCATTAAGCCGTCTGATATATTTGGCGAGGATAACCTCTTTGTCACGCCCAGCACCGTGCCCAACACAACTGCA CGGCACCGAAGGAAAGGACATCCAATGCGACGTTTACGATCGCAAGAAACACCGCAGAAATCAACTCCACTAAAG CAGCTTGACTCGGCTTGGGAGCAAGTGGCCTGTGGCAAGACGCCAGACCAACAGCTACTGACGCAACAGGCGCACCAGTTCTTCGCTAACTACAGGGCAGCTGCACGCACTCTTCACTTCAACACCACCACTGTGGCTTAA
- the LOC136927869 gene encoding myb-related protein A-like isoform X2 — protein MLLLLKAAESVARGYSGSADEETSQRSNRRKKKINKGRWTKDEDEKLKDLVDEIGSENWKEVARQFSDRTDVQCLQRWQKVLNPELVKGPWTKEEDDKVVELVRRYGPKRWSLIAQHLKGRIGKQCRERWHNHLNPDIKKTAWTEDEDRIIYQAHITMGNKWAEIAKLLPGRTDNSIKNHWNSTMRRKVESAGYDHYRKVRYHVSDKRYVKGTLHSGKKDKRRRLDATNSIYNGPYSSSSGEDSPTLTTSKKRGVTFTESNHNRSRQNLTNIKPKPSKQDILTSPSGKSRVETRSSTNHGLMSPFRTFGLSDGDSLFDNDPSSWSDISLDKTSTGRGIMLSKLTSPGTTGYRFDGNSLASLQTDGGSLIPITSPVMQTRFSTPPTILRRGKKRKQFGDLDAGYVTNPEMSLSSPKGSTPIKSLPFSPSQFLNSPVHASKPQTSTPANIKTQCSFANTTLNTPGLLETSSSEDPFRTPRIRRTLLSVSPRTPTPFKNALKVLNETKMAHTPDNFEADFNEIIKREEEESGVQLSSSVEKTPRRVRTSLEEKYAQLSKTAVVAPSATTSRLEESRDLLEQQSPVVTVEDSGIAQTTLKSPTADASLIKPSDIFGEDNLFVTPSTVPNTTAVSGKNAVQSTSVEPFLCPSAVDLQRHRRKGHPMRRLRSQETPQKSTPLKLDSAWEQVACGKTPDQQLLTQQAHQFFANYRAAARTLHFNTTTVA, from the exons ATGTTACTTCTCCTTAAAGCGGCAGAATCTGTGGCGCG GGGTTATAGTGGATCTGCCGACGAAGAAACATCACAAAGGTCGAAtcgaagaaagaagaaaatcaacaaAGGACGATGGACCAAGGATGAG GATGAAAAGTTGAAAGACTTGGTGGATGAAATTGGATCAGAAAATTGGAAGGAAGTTGCAAGACAATTTTCTGATCGTACTGATGTGCAATGTCTGCAGAGATGGCAGAAGGTTCTCAATCCAGAGCTGGTGAAAGGACCCTGGACAAAAGAG GAGGATGACAAAGTTGTTGAACTTGTGAGAAGGTATGGTCCAAAGCGCTGGTCCCTAATTGCCCAACACCTGAAAGGAAGAATTGGCAAACAGTGTAGAGAAAG gtgGCACAATCATTTAAACCCAGACATAAAAAAGACAGCATGGACAGAAGACGAGGACAGGATTATTTATCAGGCTCATATAACAATGGGTAATAAATGGGCTGAGATAGCCAAGCTCTTACCCGGAAG aacTGATAATTCAATCAAAAATCACTGGAACTCAACAATGAGAAGAAAAGTGGAAAGTGCAGGTTATGATCACTACAGAAAAGTCAGATACCATGTG TCTGATAAGCGATATGTTAAAGGAACTCTGCACTCAGGGAAAAAAG ACAAAAGAAGAAGATTGGATGCCACAAATAGTATCTATAATGGCCCTTACAGTTCCTCATCGGGTGAAGATTCACCAACATTGACTACTTCAAAGAAACGAGGTGTGACTTTTACAGAGTCCAATCATAACAGAAGCAGGCAAAATCTCACTAATATTAAACCAAAACCTAGCAAGCAAGACATTTTAACATCACCCAGTGGGAAAAGTAGAGTTGAGACAAGGTCATCAACAAATCATGGACTTATGTCACCATTTAGAACATTTGGTCTGTCTGACGGGGACTCTCTTTTTGACAATGACCCCTCATCCTGGAGTGACATTAGCCTTGATAAAACATCCACTGGCAGAGGCATTATGCTTTCAAAGCTTACATCTCCTGGTACTACAG GTTACAGATTTGATGGGAATTCTTTAGCATCTCTTCAAACTGATGGCGG ATCTCTCATTCCGATTACTTCGCCAGTGATGCAAACAAGGTTTAGTACACCTCCAACAATTCTGAGACGAGGAAAGAAGAGAAAA CAGTTTGGTGACTTGGACGCAGGCTATGTGACAAACCCAGAAATGTCACTCAGCAGTCCCAAAGGTTCTACACCCATCAAATCATTGCCATTCTCGCCCTCACAGTTTCTGAATTCCCCAGTACATGCCAGCAAGCCACAGACATCCACACCTGCAAACATCAAGACTCAGTGCAGTTTTGCTAACACAACTCTTAATACACCGGGTTTGCTTGAGACCAGCTCAAGTGAGGATCCCTTCCGAACACCACGGATAAGAAGAACATTACTGAGCGTCTCACCACGCACCCCGACGCCATTTAAGAACGCTCTAAAGGTgttaaatgaaacaaagatgGCACAC ACACCAGATAACTTCGAAGCCGATTTCAATGAAATTATCAAACGAGAGGAGGAAGAAAGTGGGGTACAGTTGTCTTCGAGCGTAGAGAAAACTCCTCGCAGAGTGCGGACATCTTTGGAGGAAAAGTATGCGCAGTTGAGTAAGACAGCAGTGGTGGCACCTTCAGCAACTACCAGCAGATTAGAAGAATCGCGAGATCTACTCGAACAGCAAAGCCCCGTCGTAACCGTA GAGGACTCTGGCATTGCCCAGACAACGCTCAAATCCCCTACAGCCGACGCTTCTCTCATTAAGCCGTCTGATATATTTGGCGAGGATAACCTCTTTGTCACGCCCAGCACCGTGCCCAACACAACTGCAGTAAGTGGGAAAAACGCGGTCCAATCGACAAGCGTTGAACCTTTCTTATGCCCTAGTGCTGTGGATTTACAG CGGCACCGAAGGAAAGGACATCCAATGCGACGTTTACGATCGCAAGAAACACCGCAGAAATCAACTCCACTAAAG CTTGACTCGGCTTGGGAGCAAGTGGCCTGTGGCAAGACGCCAGACCAACAGCTACTGACGCAACAGGCGCACCAGTTCTTCGCTAACTACAGGGCAGCTGCACGCACTCTTCACTTCAACACCACCACTGTGGCTTAA
- the LOC136927869 gene encoding myb-related protein A-like isoform X6, translating into MADAFFIRGYSGSADEETSQRSNRRKKKINKGRWTKDEDEKLKDLVDEIGSENWKEVARQFSDRTDVQCLQRWQKVLNPELVKGPWTKEEDDKVVELVRRYGPKRWSLIAQHLKGRIGKQCRERWHNHLNPDIKKTAWTEDEDRIIYQAHITMGNKWAEIAKLLPGRTDNSIKNHWNSTMRRKVESAGYDHYRKVRYHVSDKRYVKGTLHSGKKDKRRRLDATNSIYNGPYSSSSGEDSPTLTTSKKRGVTFTESNHNRSRQNLTNIKPKPSKQDILTSPSGKSRVETRSSTNHGLMSPFRTFGLSDGDSLFDNDPSSWSDISLDKTSTGRGIMLSKLTSPGTTGYRFDGNSLASLQTDGGSLIPITSPVMQTRFSTPPTILRRGKKRKQFGDLDAGYVTNPEMSLSSPKGSTPIKSLPFSPSQFLNSPVHASKPQTSTPANIKTQCSFANTTLNTPGLLETSSSEDPFRTPRIRRTLLSVSPRTPTPFKNALKVLNETKMAHTPDNFEADFNEIIKREEEESGVQLSSSVEKTPRRVRTSLEEKYAQLSKTAVVAPSATTSRLEESRDLLEQQSPVVTVEDSGIAQTTLKSPTADASLIKPSDIFGEDNLFVTPSTVPNTTAVSGKNAVQSTSVEPFLCPSAVDLQRHRRKGHPMRRLRSQETPQKSTPLKLDSAWEQVACGKTPDQQLLTQQAHQFFANYRAAARTLHFNTTTVA; encoded by the exons ATGGCCGATGCCTTCTTCATTCG GGGTTATAGTGGATCTGCCGACGAAGAAACATCACAAAGGTCGAAtcgaagaaagaagaaaatcaacaaAGGACGATGGACCAAGGATGAG GATGAAAAGTTGAAAGACTTGGTGGATGAAATTGGATCAGAAAATTGGAAGGAAGTTGCAAGACAATTTTCTGATCGTACTGATGTGCAATGTCTGCAGAGATGGCAGAAGGTTCTCAATCCAGAGCTGGTGAAAGGACCCTGGACAAAAGAG GAGGATGACAAAGTTGTTGAACTTGTGAGAAGGTATGGTCCAAAGCGCTGGTCCCTAATTGCCCAACACCTGAAAGGAAGAATTGGCAAACAGTGTAGAGAAAG gtgGCACAATCATTTAAACCCAGACATAAAAAAGACAGCATGGACAGAAGACGAGGACAGGATTATTTATCAGGCTCATATAACAATGGGTAATAAATGGGCTGAGATAGCCAAGCTCTTACCCGGAAG aacTGATAATTCAATCAAAAATCACTGGAACTCAACAATGAGAAGAAAAGTGGAAAGTGCAGGTTATGATCACTACAGAAAAGTCAGATACCATGTG TCTGATAAGCGATATGTTAAAGGAACTCTGCACTCAGGGAAAAAAG ACAAAAGAAGAAGATTGGATGCCACAAATAGTATCTATAATGGCCCTTACAGTTCCTCATCGGGTGAAGATTCACCAACATTGACTACTTCAAAGAAACGAGGTGTGACTTTTACAGAGTCCAATCATAACAGAAGCAGGCAAAATCTCACTAATATTAAACCAAAACCTAGCAAGCAAGACATTTTAACATCACCCAGTGGGAAAAGTAGAGTTGAGACAAGGTCATCAACAAATCATGGACTTATGTCACCATTTAGAACATTTGGTCTGTCTGACGGGGACTCTCTTTTTGACAATGACCCCTCATCCTGGAGTGACATTAGCCTTGATAAAACATCCACTGGCAGAGGCATTATGCTTTCAAAGCTTACATCTCCTGGTACTACAG GTTACAGATTTGATGGGAATTCTTTAGCATCTCTTCAAACTGATGGCGG ATCTCTCATTCCGATTACTTCGCCAGTGATGCAAACAAGGTTTAGTACACCTCCAACAATTCTGAGACGAGGAAAGAAGAGAAAA CAGTTTGGTGACTTGGACGCAGGCTATGTGACAAACCCAGAAATGTCACTCAGCAGTCCCAAAGGTTCTACACCCATCAAATCATTGCCATTCTCGCCCTCACAGTTTCTGAATTCCCCAGTACATGCCAGCAAGCCACAGACATCCACACCTGCAAACATCAAGACTCAGTGCAGTTTTGCTAACACAACTCTTAATACACCGGGTTTGCTTGAGACCAGCTCAAGTGAGGATCCCTTCCGAACACCACGGATAAGAAGAACATTACTGAGCGTCTCACCACGCACCCCGACGCCATTTAAGAACGCTCTAAAGGTgttaaatgaaacaaagatgGCACAC ACACCAGATAACTTCGAAGCCGATTTCAATGAAATTATCAAACGAGAGGAGGAAGAAAGTGGGGTACAGTTGTCTTCGAGCGTAGAGAAAACTCCTCGCAGAGTGCGGACATCTTTGGAGGAAAAGTATGCGCAGTTGAGTAAGACAGCAGTGGTGGCACCTTCAGCAACTACCAGCAGATTAGAAGAATCGCGAGATCTACTCGAACAGCAAAGCCCCGTCGTAACCGTA GAGGACTCTGGCATTGCCCAGACAACGCTCAAATCCCCTACAGCCGACGCTTCTCTCATTAAGCCGTCTGATATATTTGGCGAGGATAACCTCTTTGTCACGCCCAGCACCGTGCCCAACACAACTGCAGTAAGTGGGAAAAACGCGGTCCAATCGACAAGCGTTGAACCTTTCTTATGCCCTAGTGCTGTGGATTTACAG CGGCACCGAAGGAAAGGACATCCAATGCGACGTTTACGATCGCAAGAAACACCGCAGAAATCAACTCCACTAAAG CTTGACTCGGCTTGGGAGCAAGTGGCCTGTGGCAAGACGCCAGACCAACAGCTACTGACGCAACAGGCGCACCAGTTCTTCGCTAACTACAGGGCAGCTGCACGCACTCTTCACTTCAACACCACCACTGTGGCTTAA